CTTATGTGATCTATGGAGTATTGCTGATAGATAGTTGCACGCTCCGCATCCCTGCAGGCGCGCGCGTGTACGTGCATGGGGGTTTGGTCAGGACTGCCAATTCAATATACAATGATGGGATCATCTATGTATTGGATCACGGCAGACTCAGTGTGGAGGGCACGGCTGATCGTCCTGTGATATTTACGACAGATCGATTAGAACAAGAACTCAAAGATGAATGGGGCGCATGGTCCGGGATCAGGATAGGGCAGGGTAGTATCAATAACCGGATCAGCTACGCTGAGATCAGATCAGCCTTTGTCGGTATATATGCTGACAGCGCCAGTGATCTGACTGTACGCAATACCAGGATCTTTAATACCGCCAGTTCAGGGCTGGTCGGCATCCATGCTCGTATCACAGCTGAAAACAGTCTTTTTCATTCTAACGGGTCACATGGTATACAGCTTGCATATGGGGGCAACTATCGTATAGACTATTGTACTGCGGTCAATTTTGACAACGAAGCAGAAGCACTCTCTATGAACAATGCTATTCTGCGTGATCCTGAGACCAATCGGATAGAATTGTATCCCCTGCTAGCGAATATCACCAATAGTATATTCTATGGTTCCGGCAAGGATGAAGTAGACATGGTGGATCTGACAGAACCAAAGAATCCATCATTTTTTCAAACCAACTTTACCAATTGTTATATCAAGGCAGAAGATCTGTTGGATCCTAAAAACTATCCGGGTTTTTTTGATAATTGCCCTGGGTGTATACGTGCACAGTCGAAAGACACCGTATTTCTAAGTATTCCTAAGCTGGATTTTAGATTAGATACCAATTCAGTGGTCAACGGTAAAGCAAAGCCTATCGACAGAGTGTTGGGAGATATCCTGGGTGTCAGAAGGCATGCTACCAATCCAGATATTGGATGTTATGAGTTGAAGTGATTTTTTTGGAGTCGATACGCTGGCTCACTAGCGTCTGATATTCTGAGGAATACATAACAAACTATT
The window above is part of the Saprospiraceae bacterium genome. Proteins encoded here:
- a CDS encoding right-handed parallel beta-helix repeat-containing protein; amino-acid sequence: MQFALKGRPFILLCFFLGALELWNVGCYTEQFTTDTTDRLRFSLDTLRFDTVFVTVGSATRSFKVYNDASLPLKIEKISIRSGASSVFRLNVDGFSAPSKILKGVEIGAHDSIYVFLEVTIQPDQPLSISPFVISDAIEFETNSNIQTVYLEAWGQNANYIPDRYSKGSLALLSCNLQEETWSDPKPYVIYGVLLIDSCTLRIPAGARVYVHGGLVRTANSIYNDGIIYVLDHGRLSVEGTADRPVIFTTDRLEQELKDEWGAWSGIRIGQGSINNRISYAEIRSAFVGIYADSASDLTVRNTRIFNTASSGLVGIHARITAENSLFHSNGSHGIQLAYGGNYRIDYCTAVNFDNEAEALSMNNAILRDPETNRIELYPLLANITNSIFYGSGKDEVDMVDLTEPKNPSFFQTNFTNCYIKAEDLLDPKNYPGFFDNCPGCIRAQSKDTVFLSIPKLDFRLDTNSVVNGKAKPIDRVLGDILGVRRHATNPDIGCYELK